From one Burkholderia pyrrocinia genomic stretch:
- a CDS encoding nitroreductase family protein, translated as MDRSTHALLDYHERSKHRLDFYAPGPGRLDWATQPDPFRVFHGAPRVDLPLAADTLATRYNALRCGSLPPAHGFDLSSLAILFELSLGLSGWKSYGAERWALRCNPSSGNLHPTEGYLLCPALPGLSAGVYHYLSRDHALEHRAAVDDPQWTEAFSESGVLVGISSIHWREAWKYGMRAWRYCQQDCGHVIAAMSYAAAALGWQTRLMEAAADDEVAALLGVDRNEDFDEAETEAPDLLLWIGNPDARPDLERMRIALDNALWHGRANRLSSGHVVWPDIDSIHRATHKPRTREPPSRNPEPCPAPATPARDLGFAGIARQRRSAVSFDGTTRIGDAAFFSMLTCLLAHPGTPPWNALTSPAAVHAALLVHRVDGLEPGLYMLARTPDALPDLKRSLRPEWLWEKTGPADLPLYLLLPYDLCAVARLICCHQDIGADSCFALGMIARFEIALKQPWRYRHLFWECGMLGHALYLEAEAAGVRATGIGCFFDDEMHALLGAKDQVWQSLYHFTVGGAVDDPRLSAFPPYEVQP; from the coding sequence ATGGATCGGTCAACGCATGCGCTGCTCGATTATCACGAACGCAGCAAGCACCGTCTCGACTTCTACGCGCCCGGCCCCGGGAGGCTCGACTGGGCAACCCAGCCGGACCCGTTCCGGGTGTTTCACGGCGCACCGCGCGTCGATCTGCCGTTGGCCGCGGACACGCTGGCCACGCGCTACAACGCGTTGCGCTGCGGCAGCCTGCCACCCGCGCACGGTTTCGATCTGTCAAGTCTGGCAATCCTGTTCGAACTCTCGCTCGGCTTGTCGGGGTGGAAATCCTATGGCGCCGAGCGGTGGGCACTGCGCTGCAATCCATCGAGCGGAAATCTGCATCCGACCGAAGGCTATCTTCTGTGTCCGGCCCTGCCCGGCTTGTCCGCAGGCGTCTACCACTACCTGAGCCGGGATCATGCACTCGAACATCGCGCTGCGGTGGATGACCCGCAATGGACCGAGGCGTTTTCGGAAAGCGGTGTCCTGGTCGGCATCAGCTCGATCCATTGGCGCGAAGCGTGGAAATACGGGATGCGCGCGTGGCGCTACTGCCAACAGGATTGCGGTCATGTCATCGCTGCGATGAGTTACGCAGCAGCTGCGCTCGGCTGGCAGACGCGATTGATGGAGGCGGCCGCAGATGACGAAGTGGCCGCCTTGCTTGGAGTGGATCGCAACGAAGACTTCGATGAAGCGGAAACGGAGGCGCCGGATCTTTTGCTGTGGATTGGCAACCCCGACGCGCGACCCGATCTCGAGAGGATGCGGATCGCTTTGGACAACGCACTGTGGCACGGGCGCGCCAATCGGCTGAGTTCGGGACATGTGGTGTGGCCGGACATCGATTCGATTCATCGCGCCACACACAAGCCCCGTACGCGCGAACCACCGTCGCGGAACCCCGAGCCGTGCCCGGCGCCGGCGACGCCAGCGCGCGATCTCGGCTTCGCCGGGATCGCCAGACAGCGTCGCAGCGCCGTGAGTTTCGATGGCACGACGCGCATCGGCGACGCGGCTTTCTTCAGCATGCTGACCTGCCTGCTGGCACATCCCGGCACGCCGCCGTGGAATGCGCTGACGTCTCCTGCCGCAGTGCATGCGGCGCTGTTGGTGCATCGCGTCGATGGCCTGGAGCCGGGCCTCTATATGCTCGCAAGAACCCCGGACGCACTGCCGGATCTCAAGCGATCCCTGCGTCCGGAATGGCTGTGGGAAAAGACCGGGCCGGCCGACCTGCCGCTCTATCTTCTACTGCCTTACGATCTGTGCGCGGTGGCAAGGTTGATCTGCTGCCACCAGGATATCGGCGCCGATTCCTGCTTTGCGCTCGGGATGATCGCGAGATTCGAAATCGCGTTGAAGCAACCGTGGCGTTATCGCCATCTGTTCTGGGAGTGCGGGATGCTTGGCCACGCGCTCTATCTCGAAGCAGAAGCCGCCGGCGTGCGCGCGACGGGAATCGGCTGCTTTTTCGATGATGAAATGCATGCGTTGCTCGGCGCGAAGGATCAGGTCTGGCAGTCCCTGTATCACTTCACCGTCGGTGGCGCGGTGGACGATCCACGCCTGTCGGCATTTCCGCCGTACGAGGTTCAGCCTTGA
- a CDS encoding slipin family protein, translating to MNPVTLFLSAAFMLAALAVGALVNPYLALPFVIVAVLIALSVKVANVWEKFVILRVGKLQSVKGAGFFMIIPILDNVVAVIDERIQTTAFNAQEALTRDTVPVNVDAIIFWHVHDARKAALAITDYRQAIDRVAQTSLREMIGSSMLATLLSDRKAADEHLAEEIGRKTADWGITVRSVETRDVAIPVALQDSMSRQAQAEREKQARVILGSAEAEVAAKFVEASRVYENHPSALQLRAMNIIYETTKERGATILIPSSMVDSLNPVVALAIAGHDVTESTSPPTLKTAA from the coding sequence ATGAACCCCGTCACACTATTTCTTTCCGCCGCCTTCATGCTTGCGGCACTAGCCGTCGGCGCCCTGGTCAATCCGTATCTCGCGTTACCGTTCGTCATCGTCGCCGTCCTGATCGCACTCTCCGTGAAAGTGGCCAATGTCTGGGAGAAGTTCGTGATCCTGCGCGTCGGAAAACTGCAGAGCGTCAAGGGTGCCGGTTTTTTCATGATCATCCCGATACTGGACAACGTCGTCGCCGTGATCGACGAGCGTATTCAAACGACGGCGTTCAACGCACAGGAGGCGCTTACCAGGGATACCGTTCCGGTCAACGTCGACGCCATCATTTTCTGGCACGTACACGACGCCCGGAAAGCAGCGCTCGCCATCACTGATTACCGGCAGGCCATCGATCGTGTCGCGCAAACCTCGCTGCGGGAGATGATCGGTTCATCGATGCTGGCCACGCTGCTCTCCGATCGGAAGGCTGCCGATGAACACCTGGCAGAGGAGATCGGCAGAAAGACCGCGGATTGGGGCATCACGGTGCGGTCCGTGGAAACCCGGGACGTCGCGATCCCCGTCGCGCTGCAGGATTCGATGTCGCGGCAGGCGCAAGCCGAACGCGAGAAACAGGCGCGCGTGATACTCGGTTCGGCGGAGGCCGAGGTGGCGGCGAAATTCGTCGAAGCTTCGCGAGTCTATGAAAATCACCCGTCCGCACTTCAGTTGCGGGCAATGAACATCATCTACGAAACGACGAAGGAGCGCGGGGCCACGATCCTGATTCCGAGTTCGATGGTGGACAGCTTGAACCCGGTTGTGGCATTGGCAATTGCCGGGCACGACGTGACGGAGTCCACATCGCCGCCGACACTCAAGACAGCGGCATAG
- a CDS encoding type II toxin-antitoxin system HicB family antitoxin — protein MEYPIFITRQEGSGYRGWLPDFPGVDVKGRSYGELANAANDRVDALYDQHARLVPSPTTDMAALQASCIDDGEGIWRFIDIARPTSCSVLVLLCLPKELVDTIDAVAKTRHISREALVAECTKGIGVPASRSSCHELVLA, from the coding sequence TTGGAATACCCCATTTTTATCACCCGACAGGAAGGCTCAGGCTATCGCGGATGGCTGCCGGATTTTCCCGGCGTGGACGTGAAGGGCCGCTCGTACGGCGAGTTGGCAAACGCCGCAAACGACAGGGTCGACGCGCTGTATGACCAACACGCGCGCCTCGTCCCCTCCCCGACAACGGACATGGCGGCATTGCAGGCATCGTGCATCGACGACGGCGAGGGCATCTGGCGGTTCATCGATATTGCCCGGCCGACGTCGTGTTCGGTGCTGGTCTTGTTATGCCTGCCCAAGGAACTCGTGGACACAATCGATGCCGTGGCGAAAACGCGCCATATAAGCCGCGAAGCGTTGGTGGCCGAGTGTACGAAGGGAATCGGCGTACCCGCATCGCGGTCCTCGTGCCACGAACTTGTCCTGGCGTAG
- the rpsU gene encoding 30S ribosomal protein S21 translates to MTTVTLKVNEPIDVALRRFRRTIEKTGLIRELRSRTSYEKPTTERKRKKASAVSRQRLRAKRMLPPRKMY, encoded by the coding sequence ATGACAACTGTCACACTCAAGGTCAACGAACCGATCGACGTCGCGCTGCGACGATTCCGACGCACCATCGAGAAAACCGGGCTGATTCGGGAGCTGCGCAGCCGCACCAGCTACGAAAAACCCACGACGGAACGCAAGCGGAAAAAGGCCAGCGCCGTTTCCAGGCAGCGCCTGCGGGCCAAGCGCATGTTGCCGCCGCGCAAAATGTACTAG
- a CDS encoding glycosyltransferase — protein sequence MNILYTNFHGDYGGGQDTYVRDLAAAMSRHHRVTVASPEGSRLSRLLKGSPDVAIFDMEFKPRWNRLCQELVRLRQRIVAERFDVIHVNGSADHRQVMLALLGCRYRPAVVLTKHNTYRADSFGNLLRARLATDHTIAVSDYVASMLALRSPYGNVTVVKHGVRRQAAEQLASDEIRRRKVALFGPSGADAIVLGSSAGTAPEKGWMDLIAALGRLPEHERERFRVLLVGAEPSCAQREQIAWHGMTSRTAFTGRLDDVCAPFSIIDVSFVLSYHESLSYACREAMSLGCPAIVTRVGGLPENVEPGVDGWVVPPREPEAIEEILRTIVREPGCVRAMGRSARLKGKREFSFDTFVDATLSVYQKSVRHNPYRRVTSLRSM from the coding sequence ATGAACATTCTGTACACCAACTTCCATGGCGACTACGGCGGCGGCCAGGATACCTACGTCCGCGATCTCGCCGCCGCGATGAGCCGGCATCACCGCGTGACCGTCGCGTCGCCGGAGGGAAGCCGCCTGTCGCGACTGTTGAAGGGCAGCCCCGACGTGGCCATCTTCGACATGGAATTCAAACCGCGCTGGAACCGGTTGTGCCAGGAGCTTGTCCGGCTTCGGCAGCGGATCGTCGCCGAGCGCTTCGACGTCATTCATGTCAACGGGTCTGCCGATCACCGGCAGGTGATGCTGGCGCTGCTCGGGTGCCGGTATCGGCCCGCAGTCGTGCTCACCAAGCACAACACGTATCGCGCCGACAGCTTCGGCAACCTGCTGCGCGCGCGGCTTGCGACGGACCACACCATCGCGGTCAGCGACTACGTGGCGAGCATGCTCGCGCTCCGGTCGCCGTACGGGAACGTCACGGTCGTCAAGCACGGCGTGCGCAGGCAGGCCGCGGAACAACTGGCGAGCGACGAGATCCGCCGCCGCAAGGTCGCGCTGTTCGGGCCGTCGGGCGCGGACGCAATCGTGCTGGGCAGCAGCGCCGGCACCGCGCCGGAAAAAGGCTGGATGGATCTGATCGCGGCACTGGGCCGCTTGCCCGAACACGAGCGCGAGCGGTTTCGCGTGCTGCTGGTCGGCGCGGAGCCGTCCTGCGCGCAGCGCGAGCAGATCGCGTGGCACGGCATGACGTCGCGCACGGCGTTCACCGGACGGCTCGACGACGTCTGCGCGCCGTTCTCGATCATCGACGTGTCGTTCGTGCTGTCGTACCACGAGAGCCTGTCGTACGCGTGCCGCGAAGCGATGTCGCTGGGCTGCCCCGCGATCGTGACACGCGTGGGCGGGCTGCCCGAGAACGTCGAGCCGGGCGTGGACGGATGGGTCGTTCCGCCGCGCGAGCCCGAAGCGATCGAGGAGATCCTGCGCACGATCGTGCGCGAGCCCGGCTGCGTGCGCGCGATGGGACGCAGCGCGCGGCTGAAAGGCAAGCGCGAGTTCTCGTTCGACACCTTCGTCGACGCGACTTTGTCCGTCTATCAGAAATCGGTTCGACACAACCCGTATCGTCGGGTGACATCCCTGAGGTCCATGTAA
- a CDS encoding TetR/AcrR family transcriptional regulator, with translation MRASKRQLVVDKATELFSKHGFHPVGVDWIIDDSRVARMTLYRHFPSKDELIREVLVQRYDLIIGSIDAQLQHVADPIERVKTIFDWYEAWFNTPAFAGCLFERALAEFGTAYAPISDVAIRYRRKMVEWIAELLADLVSPETAKRLAAVYMMLLDGATVDARAFNDSASAGRAWQAAKSLLEQEMRGGTEHAKHADAHTQHV, from the coding sequence GTGAGAGCCAGCAAACGCCAGTTGGTGGTAGACAAAGCTACCGAACTGTTCTCGAAGCACGGTTTTCATCCGGTCGGTGTCGACTGGATCATCGACGATTCCCGCGTTGCCCGAATGACGTTGTATCGGCATTTTCCGAGCAAGGACGAACTGATCCGGGAAGTGCTGGTCCAGCGTTACGACCTGATCATAGGCAGTATCGACGCACAACTGCAGCACGTCGCCGATCCGATCGAGCGGGTCAAGACGATCTTCGACTGGTACGAAGCGTGGTTCAATACGCCGGCGTTCGCCGGCTGCCTGTTCGAGCGCGCACTGGCCGAATTCGGAACGGCGTATGCGCCCATCTCGGATGTCGCGATCCGCTATCGCCGCAAGATGGTCGAATGGATCGCCGAACTGCTCGCGGATCTCGTCTCTCCCGAAACAGCAAAACGGCTGGCAGCCGTTTACATGATGCTGCTGGACGGTGCGACCGTCGACGCAAGAGCGTTCAACGATTCGGCGTCCGCGGGGCGAGCGTGGCAAGCGGCGAAATCGCTTCTGGAACAGGAAATGCGTGGCGGCACCGAGCATGCGAAACATGCGGACGCCCATACGCAACACGTTTGA
- a CDS encoding trimeric intracellular cation channel family protein, translating to MKTTTKLVLAADLAGTAVFAVEGAVAAMRGGLDLLGVMVIAFTVALGGGVIRDLLIGAAPPNAIRDWRYPALAFTMGLVTFAFHAQVLGIPGLVLVALDAAGLALFAVAGTQKAVEYGIGPFIAALMGVVTGVGGGVVRDLLLARVPTVLVSDIYASAAFVGGALVVAGRRAGLPPVVAAVGAGAACLALRLTAVRYGWHLPHA from the coding sequence ATGAAAACGACAACAAAACTCGTTCTGGCAGCCGATCTGGCCGGCACGGCCGTGTTCGCCGTCGAGGGCGCGGTCGCCGCAATGCGCGGCGGCCTCGATCTGCTCGGCGTGATGGTCATCGCGTTCACCGTCGCGCTCGGTGGCGGCGTAATCCGGGACCTGTTGATCGGTGCAGCGCCACCGAATGCAATCCGCGACTGGCGCTATCCCGCGCTCGCGTTCACGATGGGGCTCGTCACCTTCGCGTTTCACGCGCAAGTCCTTGGCATTCCCGGCCTGGTCCTCGTCGCGCTCGACGCGGCAGGGCTCGCGTTGTTTGCAGTCGCCGGCACGCAGAAAGCGGTCGAATACGGGATCGGCCCATTCATCGCGGCGTTGATGGGCGTCGTGACGGGCGTCGGCGGTGGCGTGGTGCGCGACCTGCTGCTCGCGCGCGTGCCGACGGTGCTGGTGTCTGACATTTACGCGAGCGCGGCGTTCGTCGGCGGAGCGCTGGTCGTCGCCGGCCGTCGAGCAGGATTGCCGCCTGTCGTTGCCGCTGTGGGTGCGGGCGCCGCCTGCCTTGCCCTGCGGCTCACCGCGGTACGCTACGGCTGGCATCTGCCGCACGCGTAA
- a CDS encoding cold-shock protein: protein MDTGTVKWFNDSKGFGFITPDAGGDDLFAHFSEIRGDGFKTLAEGQKVSYETKSGPKGLQASNITAL from the coding sequence ATGGATACCGGTACCGTCAAGTGGTTCAACGACAGCAAGGGCTTCGGCTTCATCACCCCCGACGCGGGTGGTGACGATCTGTTCGCGCACTTCTCCGAAATTCGCGGCGACGGCTTCAAGACGCTCGCCGAAGGCCAGAAAGTCAGCTACGAAACGAAGAGCGGCCCCAAAGGCCTGCAGGCGTCGAACATTACCGCCCTGTAG
- a CDS encoding polysaccharide deacetylase family protein gives MLLSATRHPILMYHQIRPLPPPADRLRSLSVAPDAFRRQMTLFRRLGYRGLSVRELQPYLRGERSGKVFGISFDDGFLNVLTHAMPVLDELGFTATCYFVAGRFGGVNDWDAGADTAHSPLMAFEDMLAWRDHGHEIGSHTLDHVPLSRVPAHVSGVQVAESKRRLEALGGRRVESFCYPYGDLDARVRDQVAAAGYGNATTTRRGCADASDDPFLLPRIPVAGGVGAFRLLFKCTRWRVHKRG, from the coding sequence ATGCTTCTGTCCGCCACACGCCATCCGATCCTGATGTATCACCAGATACGCCCGCTGCCGCCGCCGGCCGACCGGCTGCGCAGCCTGAGCGTTGCGCCCGACGCGTTCCGCCGCCAGATGACGCTGTTCAGGCGGCTCGGCTACCGCGGCCTGAGCGTGCGCGAATTGCAGCCGTATCTGCGCGGTGAGCGCAGCGGGAAGGTCTTCGGCATTTCGTTCGACGACGGCTTTCTCAACGTGCTCACGCACGCGATGCCGGTGCTGGACGAGCTCGGGTTCACCGCGACCTGCTATTTCGTCGCCGGCCGGTTCGGTGGCGTGAACGACTGGGACGCGGGTGCCGATACCGCGCACTCGCCGCTGATGGCGTTCGAGGACATGCTCGCGTGGCGCGATCACGGTCATGAAATCGGCTCGCACACGCTCGATCACGTCCCGCTGTCGCGCGTGCCGGCGCACGTGTCGGGCGTTCAGGTAGCCGAATCGAAGCGGCGGCTCGAAGCGTTGGGCGGCCGGCGCGTCGAATCGTTCTGCTATCCGTACGGCGATCTCGACGCGCGCGTCCGCGATCAGGTCGCCGCCGCCGGGTACGGCAATGCGACGACGACCCGGCGCGGATGCGCCGATGCGTCCGACGATCCGTTTCTGCTGCCGCGAATTCCGGTGGCAGGCGGTGTCGGTGCGTTTCGGTTGCTGTTCAAGTGCACGCGTTGGCGTGTGCACAAGCGCGGGTAG
- a CDS encoding SMP-30/gluconolactonase/LRE family protein, whose protein sequence is MVAGKRIQAALLAAAIAAIAPAAHAGNTTDWLANTYGTLAAHVGNVARSMWVAPEGVIYTASMWDEDEGGVAIYQNGKSVGSMGTHSEFQGSAITGNATSLFVALQPGKTYGSGAVGRYNRATKYRDRVIQISAATNQPRIDVVTGLATAGSLLYASDFYGNRVRVFTTDGVWQRDINVSGPGALAVDGAGNVWVAQKSAGSVVGFSPAGALLNTIRMPAGSQPSALVFDAAAGQLMVGDEGPDMNIKRYTVTGRPAQAGTFGVRGGFLDTTTGIKGQVGAKRFTRIAGIGKDSAGNLYVLNNPWGGSWDLGRNGATDIHAYSSAGSLRWTLQSLNFEGIAAPDPVTDGALFYGGTHVYSGSAGGTFVANTVDPFAYPSDPRINMSDTQRDEHFGLLTAVGANRILVAAGQNPPVFYFFHFNAANGYIAIPDGSIPGPAFNTTQRVTSGFSIDSKGGVWAGLDKTGAIYHYPLTGFDASGKPSWGPGVATRVPASIQPLTRIVYLADSDTMVLAQGAVGTNDWTSIGTRIEVYHGWSAGNTTKPDPVITLPHSGAKSIDAAGNHLFVGYWFSSSGPLWPNVDAFNLTTGNLDTTLVNASPATVDTSSAIDAMYSIRAYRRSNGEYVVMKNNVKGNSITVYRWTP, encoded by the coding sequence ATGGTTGCTGGAAAACGTATTCAGGCTGCACTTCTTGCCGCAGCGATCGCCGCGATCGCGCCGGCCGCTCACGCAGGCAACACCACCGACTGGCTGGCGAACACGTACGGCACGCTCGCGGCCCACGTCGGCAACGTCGCGCGTTCGATGTGGGTCGCGCCCGAAGGCGTCATCTACACGGCGTCGATGTGGGACGAAGACGAAGGCGGTGTCGCGATCTACCAGAACGGCAAGAGCGTCGGCTCGATGGGCACGCATTCGGAATTCCAGGGCAGCGCGATCACGGGCAACGCGACGTCGCTGTTCGTCGCGCTGCAACCCGGCAAAACCTACGGCAGCGGCGCGGTCGGGCGCTACAACCGCGCCACGAAGTATCGCGACCGCGTGATCCAGATCAGCGCGGCGACCAACCAGCCGCGCATCGACGTCGTCACCGGGCTCGCGACGGCCGGCTCGCTGCTCTATGCGAGCGACTTCTACGGCAACCGCGTTCGCGTGTTCACCACCGACGGCGTCTGGCAGCGGGACATCAACGTGTCGGGGCCCGGCGCGCTCGCGGTGGATGGCGCGGGCAACGTGTGGGTCGCGCAGAAGAGCGCAGGCTCGGTCGTCGGCTTCAGCCCGGCCGGCGCGCTGCTGAACACGATCCGGATGCCGGCCGGGTCGCAGCCGTCGGCGCTGGTTTTCGATGCGGCGGCCGGGCAGCTGATGGTGGGCGACGAAGGCCCCGACATGAACATCAAGCGCTATACGGTGACGGGCCGGCCCGCGCAGGCCGGCACGTTCGGCGTGCGCGGCGGTTTTCTCGACACGACGACGGGCATCAAGGGGCAGGTCGGCGCGAAGCGCTTCACGCGCATCGCCGGGATCGGCAAGGACAGCGCCGGCAATCTGTATGTGCTCAACAACCCGTGGGGCGGAAGCTGGGATCTCGGCCGCAACGGCGCCACCGACATTCATGCGTACAGCAGCGCCGGCAGCCTGCGCTGGACGCTGCAGTCGCTGAACTTCGAAGGCATCGCCGCGCCGGACCCGGTCACGGACGGCGCGCTGTTCTACGGCGGCACGCACGTGTACAGCGGCAGCGCGGGCGGCACGTTCGTCGCGAACACCGTCGATCCGTTCGCGTACCCGTCGGATCCGCGCATCAACATGAGCGATACGCAGCGCGACGAGCATTTCGGGCTGCTCACCGCCGTCGGCGCGAACCGGATCCTCGTCGCGGCGGGGCAGAACCCGCCGGTCTTCTACTTCTTCCATTTCAACGCGGCGAACGGCTATATCGCGATTCCGGACGGATCGATTCCGGGCCCGGCGTTCAACACGACGCAGCGCGTCACGAGCGGGTTCAGCATCGACAGCAAGGGCGGCGTGTGGGCCGGCCTCGACAAGACCGGCGCGATCTACCACTACCCGCTGACCGGTTTCGACGCGAGCGGCAAGCCGTCATGGGGGCCGGGCGTCGCGACCCGCGTTCCCGCCAGCATCCAGCCGCTGACGCGCATCGTCTACCTCGCGGACAGCGACACGATGGTGCTCGCGCAGGGCGCGGTCGGGACCAACGACTGGACGTCGATCGGCACGCGCATCGAGGTGTATCACGGCTGGAGCGCAGGCAACACGACGAAGCCGGATCCGGTGATCACGCTGCCGCACAGCGGCGCGAAATCGATCGACGCGGCCGGCAACCATCTGTTCGTCGGCTACTGGTTCAGCAGCAGCGGGCCGCTCTGGCCTAATGTCGACGCGTTCAACCTCACCACTGGCAACCTCGACACCACGCTGGTCAACGCGAGCCCCGCGACCGTGGATACCAGCAGCGCGATCGATGCGATGTACAGCATTCGCGCGTACCGCCGATCGAACGGCGAGTATGTGGTGATGAAGAACAACGTGAAGGGGAACAGCATCACCGTGTATCGATGGACGCCTTGA
- a CDS encoding dicarboxylate/amino acid:cation symporter: protein MKKRHNITKYIVVAMILGIAVGYACHSAFPDPKMAKEVAGYVSLLSDVFLRLIKMIIAPLVFATLTVGIAQMGDGSAVGRVGVKAFGWFFIASFTSLLLGLLTATILQPGSHLSLPLPASDAALNLKTGAFTLKDFVVHLVPKSIAEAMANNEILQIVVFSIFFGTALSALGESGKRLTGVIDDLAQVMLKVTGAVMWFAPVAVFAALASTITTEGLGILLTFAKFMASFYLALALLWCVLTLAGVTFLGKRAFTLIRLIREPFLLSFATASSEAAYPKLLDALDRFGVNRKISSFVLPIGYSFNLDGSMMYCTFAVLFIAQVYGIHLPLGTQITMLLMLMVTSKGMAGVPRASLVVIAATLNQFNMPEAGLLLIMGVDMFLDMGRSATNAVGNSIAAAVVAKWEGQLDAPRDDDDPDGGRVTQVKVQETSASA from the coding sequence ATGAAGAAGAGACACAACATTACCAAGTACATCGTCGTCGCGATGATTCTTGGTATCGCCGTGGGTTACGCGTGCCACAGCGCGTTTCCCGACCCGAAGATGGCCAAGGAAGTCGCCGGCTACGTGTCGTTGCTGTCCGACGTGTTCCTGCGATTGATCAAGATGATCATCGCGCCGCTGGTATTCGCGACGCTGACCGTCGGCATTGCGCAGATGGGCGACGGCAGCGCGGTGGGCCGCGTGGGCGTCAAGGCGTTCGGCTGGTTCTTCATCGCGTCGTTCACGTCGTTGCTGCTCGGCCTGCTGACCGCGACGATCCTGCAGCCGGGCAGTCACCTGAGCCTGCCGTTGCCGGCGTCCGATGCGGCCCTCAACCTGAAGACGGGCGCATTCACGCTGAAGGATTTCGTGGTTCACCTGGTGCCGAAATCGATCGCCGAGGCGATGGCGAACAACGAAATCCTGCAGATCGTCGTGTTCTCGATCTTCTTCGGCACCGCGTTGTCCGCGCTCGGCGAATCGGGCAAGCGCCTGACCGGCGTGATCGACGATCTTGCGCAGGTGATGCTGAAGGTGACGGGCGCGGTGATGTGGTTCGCGCCGGTCGCGGTGTTCGCGGCGCTGGCGTCGACGATCACGACCGAAGGGCTCGGCATCCTGCTCACGTTCGCGAAGTTCATGGCGAGCTTCTATCTGGCGCTGGCGCTGCTGTGGTGCGTGCTGACGCTCGCCGGCGTGACGTTCCTCGGCAAGCGCGCGTTCACGCTGATCCGGCTGATCCGCGAGCCGTTCCTGCTGTCGTTCGCGACGGCGAGCTCCGAGGCCGCGTATCCGAAGCTGCTGGACGCGCTCGACCGCTTCGGCGTGAACCGCAAGATCTCGAGTTTCGTGCTGCCGATCGGGTACTCGTTCAACCTCGACGGCTCGATGATGTACTGCACGTTCGCGGTGCTGTTCATCGCGCAGGTGTACGGCATCCATCTGCCGCTGGGCACGCAGATCACGATGCTGCTGATGCTGATGGTGACGTCGAAGGGGATGGCGGGCGTGCCGCGCGCGTCGCTGGTCGTGATCGCGGCAACGCTCAACCAGTTCAACATGCCCGAGGCGGGACTGCTGCTGATCATGGGCGTCGACATGTTCCTCGACATGGGGCGCTCGGCCACCAACGCCGTCGGCAACTCGATCGCGGCTGCCGTGGTCGCGAAGTGGGAAGGGCAGCTCGACGCGCCGCGCGACGACGACGATCCGGACGGCGGGCGCGTCACGCAGGTGAAGGTGCAGGAGACGTCGGCATCGGCATGA
- a CDS encoding tetratricopeptide repeat protein: MYRRLLAPGLLLLLAACAQDPSVTGNTVRICDDTGCSDRPKDQVSYPKKDDAEDREDPRIVALKQAAKAQPKAAYDLGLRYFRGDGVRQDSYQALKWMRDAAERGDLQAQKALGSFYLFGLEEMGSDPREADKWLSIAASRGDKESKKLLELARKAKKEDEEDWKWRTQWRDVYYGYWYSGYPYYGVWNQTYWYY; the protein is encoded by the coding sequence ATGTACCGCCGTTTACTCGCACCGGGGCTGCTGTTGCTGTTGGCCGCGTGCGCGCAGGACCCGTCCGTGACCGGCAACACGGTGCGGATCTGCGACGACACCGGCTGTTCCGATCGACCTAAAGATCAGGTCTCCTACCCAAAGAAGGACGATGCGGAAGATCGCGAAGACCCGCGCATCGTCGCGCTGAAGCAGGCCGCGAAGGCCCAGCCGAAGGCGGCCTACGACCTCGGCCTGCGTTATTTCCGCGGCGACGGCGTGCGCCAGGACAGCTACCAGGCACTCAAGTGGATGCGCGACGCCGCCGAGCGCGGCGACCTGCAGGCGCAGAAGGCGCTCGGCAGTTTCTACCTGTTCGGCCTTGAGGAGATGGGCTCCGATCCGCGCGAAGCGGACAAGTGGCTGTCGATCGCGGCCAGCCGCGGCGACAAGGAATCGAAGAAGCTGCTCGAGCTCGCGCGCAAGGCGAAGAAGGAAGACGAAGAAGACTGGAAATGGCGCACGCAATGGCGTGACGTCTATTACGGCTACTGGTACTCGGGCTATCCGTACTACGGCGTCTGGAATCAGACGTACTGGTACTACTGA
- a CDS encoding DUF1488 domain-containing protein yields the protein MGNSDATINFPNPSRTYDMSRHCVCFWGYDNSSREITFLVDDAMLAKLNADMDSSEPALLAAFDRNRDRILGLARDLYKGGPQNRYTIS from the coding sequence ATGGGGAACAGTGACGCGACAATCAACTTTCCTAATCCCAGCCGCACCTACGACATGTCCAGACACTGCGTGTGCTTCTGGGGCTACGACAATTCTTCTCGCGAGATTACCTTTCTGGTCGACGATGCGATGCTGGCGAAGCTGAACGCCGACATGGATTCCAGCGAGCCCGCGTTGCTTGCGGCCTTCGACCGCAACCGCGACCGGATTCTGGGACTCGCCAGGGACCTTTACAAGGGCGGTCCCCAGAACAGGTACACGATCTCGTGA